The following proteins are co-located in the Silene latifolia isolate original U9 population chromosome 1, ASM4854445v1, whole genome shotgun sequence genome:
- the LOC141595847 gene encoding uncharacterized protein LOC141595847 isoform X1 produces MDELTMPTLPDNQRGQLNVTMSRADPSVSNTLDGFTELTNGNPCQLPSSAQNNFVGSYPILHGPVEQERSISCNINGQLEPVLKSVNQLHRTEAIQEAGRKQGLQLNSSHQVSALPYKRKVITERTEDNRGLQKMFASNKRVMQVGPYATSPSALQVSAPKKNSSKAASGRKVVHIEPVVNDSRSNVTKKNLQPQGALKGQTESHDSVRAKLRESLASALALVTQEQEGYPDEMIKIDNNVTAGTRDGPKEHKSLDCPSSNAAAPLESTNDGQSHVSSIPSSAGGSTVDDKTSLSFQSKEIFGEASQTESFLGTDFQCNSVLPGDDSLFSSSMYFKDDFLQGNGLSWESDLSLPNVKETENDVKPEPMNVDLASDLSRKTAESPESVALAIESELFKLFGGVNKKYKEKGRSLLFNLKDRNNPELRERVMSGKLPPDRLCSMTAEELASKELSEWRIAKAEELDNMKVLPETDVNMRRLVKKTHKGEYQVDFEHDVGTMEEIPSVAPSKRLKIDKFDVEAPKAEKTKADECEITLPSDGADMQGLMSDELNDLPPVISLDEFMESLNKDPPFENIDADSTTSKSEADKENVELGSRNLTPIESPKCPVKKISPEKVECNKESPKTDGNKRVTGTLKPNSAIQPLKGECVWEGELQLTVSSAAYFMALYKSGEKGSFGEWASFFDIKGRVRYDAFDKFLQALPMSRSRTIMVCHFVLKEGCTDTEQTSLKGLVDSYIADERVGFAEPGNGVELYFCTPRSKTVDMIVKHLPKSYTDKLCDIDDGLIGIVVWRKVQITPSAMSPIPSKPQPVTKKQIGGQYVDNDMNRNNVFAAKQASPPPIFSKSQLVSEDEDDDDAPPGFGPPGPREDDDLPEFQFSGGSHPSVSSHPNPSPISGRGTDFQHHPRPPALQVEQMRELIQKYGQNGNNTGSSGIPTEPWNDDDDDIPEWQPQQVHNPVFPMRTMKHDPVIANHQIRQRPLWAPVVQMVQPLQPPMNVQHQRAWGPYGPESVAGLPSGQFYGSPGPGSGYPVRDSRLDIYKSRK; encoded by the exons ATGGATGAG TTAACTATGCCGACATTACCAGACAATCAGAGAGGTCAACTGAATGTGACTATGAGCAGAGCTGATCCTTCGGTATCTAACACGTTAGATGGATTTACTGAACTTACAAATGGCAATCCATGCCAACTTCCTTCAAGTGCTCAAAATAATTTTGTGGGATCTTATCCAATTTTACATGGTCCTGTGGAACAGGAAAGGTCGATATCATGTAATATAAATGGGCAGTTGGAACCCGTGCTAAAGAGTGTGAATCAGCTGCATCGTACTGAAGCTATTCAAGAAGCTGGCCGTAAACAAGGTTTGCAGTTAAATTCAAGCCATCAAGTATCAGCATTGCCATATAAAAGGAAAGTGATAACCGAACGCACAGAAGATAATCGAGGTCTTCAAAAGATGTTTGCGTCTAATAAGAGAGTGATGCAGGTGGGCCCCTACGCTACTTCCCCTAGTGCTTTACAAGTATCAGCACCAAAGAAGAATTCTTCAAAGGCAGCCTCTGGTAGAAAGGTGGTGCACATTGAACCTGTCGTAAATGATTCTCGATCAAATGTTACGAAGAAAAATCTACAACCACAAGGGGCTCTAAAAGGCCAGACGGAGTCCCATGATTCTGTTAGAGCCAAGCTGAGAGAGTCATTAGCTTCTGCACTTGCCCTAGTAACCCAAGAGCAAGAAGGTTACCCAGATGAGATGATCAAGATAGATAACAACGTTACAGCTGGTACTCgggatggaccaaaagagcataAATCTTTGGATTGTCCATCGAGCAATGCCGCTGCCCCTCTAGAATCTACGAACGATGGACAGTCCCATGTTTCTAGCATTCCATCTTCCGCTGGTGGGAGCACTGTTGACGACAAAACATCATTATCATTTCAATCAAAAGAGATTTTTGGAGAGGCATCACAAACAGAGAGCTTCTTGGGGACGGACTTCCAGTGTAATTCCGTGTTACCTGGTGATGACTCCCTTTTTAGCAGTAGCATGTATTTCAAAGATGATTTCTTGCAGGGGAATGGCCTTTCATGGGAGTCGGATCTTAGTTTACCAAATGTGAAAGAAACTGAAAATGATGTAAAACCTGAGCCAATGAATGTAGACCTAGCTAGTGATTTATCCAGAAAAACGGCCGAATCTCCAGAATCTGTAGCTCTTGCAATCGAGTCAGAACTTTTTAAATTGTTTGGGGGTGTAAATAAGAAATATAAAGAGAAGGGGAGATCACTTTTGTTCAACTTGAAAGATCGTAACAACCCTGAGCTTAGAGAAAGGGTTATGTCAGGTAAGTTACCCCCTGATCGTCTGTGCTCAATGACAGCAGAGGAGCTTGCTTCGAAGGAGCTTTCTGAGTGGCGGATTGCAAAAGCCGAAGAGCTTGATAACATGAAAGTTTTACCTGAAACAGACGTTAACATGAGGCGCTTGGTAAAGAAGACTCACAAAGGCGAATATCAGGTGGATTTTGAGCATGATGTTGGTACTATGGAGGAGATACCAAGTGTAGCTCCTTCAAAGCGGTTGaagattgacaaatttgatgttGAAGCTCCTAAAGCTGAAAAAACTAAGGCAGATGAGTGTGAAATTACTTTACCTAGTGATGGGGCTGATATGCAAGGGTTGATGAGTGATGAATTGAATGATCTTCCTCCAGTAATTTCCTTGGATGAATTCATGGAGTCACTTAATAAAGATCCACCTTTTGAGAATATAGATGCCGATTCTACAACCTCCAAAAGTGAGGCAGATAAGGAAAATGTGGAGTTGGGGTCGAGGAATTTGACACCTATAGAATCACCAAAATGTCCAGTGAAGAAAATCTCTCCTGAAAAAGTGGAATGTAATAAGGAAAGCCCCAAAACAGATGGTAATAAGAGAGTGACTGGAACTCTGAAACCTAACTCTGCCATTCAACCACTCAAGGGCGAATGTGTTTGGGAAGGAGAACTGCAGCTTACTGTCTCTTCAGCGGCATACTTTATGGCTTTATATAAAAG TGGAGAAAAGGGCAGTTTTGGAGAATGGGCAAGTTTCTTCGATATCAAGGGCCGGGTTAGGTATGATGCATTTGATAAGTTCTTACAGGCACTTCCTATGTCTCGGAGCCGCACCATTATG GTGTGCCATTTTGTACTGAAGGAAGGATGTACTGACACTGAACAGACTAGTTTAAAAGGG CTCGTGGATTCTTACATTGCAGATGAGAGAGTCGGATTTGCTGAGCCTGGGAACGGAGTGGAGCTATATTTCTGCACGCCACGCTCAAAAACAGTAGATATGATTGTCAAACATCTTCCTAAGAGCTACACTGACAAACTTTGTGATATTGATGATGGCCTTATTGGAATTGTTGTATGGAGAAAAGTGCAAATTACACCATCTGCCATGTCTCCCATCCCGTCAAAACCGCAACCCGTAACTAAAAAGCAAATCGGTGGCCAATATGTCGATAATGATATGAATAGAAACAATGTATTTGCTGCTAAACAAGCTTCCCCTCCCCCTATCTTTTCAAAGTCTCAACTTGTTAGtgaggatgaagatgacgatgatgccCCTCCCGGGTTTGGACCTCCGGGTCCCCGGGAAGATGATGACCTGCCAGAATTCCAATTCTCAGGCGGGTCACATCCATCCGTTTCATCTCATCCCAACCCTTCTCCTATTTCAGGTCGGGGTACAGATTTTCAGCATCATCCTCGACCCCCGGCCCTACAGGTAGAACAAATGAGAGAGTTGATACAAAAATACGGGCAAAATGGGAATAACACCGGTAGTAGTGGGATTCCTACAGAACCCTGGAATGATGACGACGACGACATTCCTGAATGGCAACCTCAACAGGTTCACAATCCTGTTTTTCCAATGCGTACTATGAAACATGACCCGGTCATTGCCAACCATCAAATCCGTCAGCGCCCACTATGGGCACCAGTTGTGCAAATGGTTCAGCCGCTTCAGCCACCCATGAATGTCCAACACCAAAGAGCATGGGGACCCTATGGTCCAGAAAGTGTAGCGGGTTTACCCAGCGGTCAATTTTATGGGTCGCCTGGTCCAGGGTCTGGATATCCAGTCAGGGACTCGAGATTGGACATATATAAGAGTAGGAAGTAG
- the LOC141595847 gene encoding uncharacterized protein LOC141595847 isoform X3: protein MDEERSISCNINGQLEPVLKSVNQLHRTEAIQEAGRKQGLQLNSSHQVSALPYKRKVITERTEDNRGLQKMFASNKRVMQVGPYATSPSALQVSAPKKNSSKAASGRKVVHIEPVVNDSRSNVTKKNLQPQGALKGQTESHDSVRAKLRESLASALALVTQEQEGYPDEMIKIDNNVTAGTRDGPKEHKSLDCPSSNAAAPLESTNDGQSHVSSIPSSAGGSTVDDKTSLSFQSKEIFGEASQTESFLGTDFQCNSVLPGDDSLFSSSMYFKDDFLQGNGLSWESDLSLPNVKETENDVKPEPMNVDLASDLSRKTAESPESVALAIESELFKLFGGVNKKYKEKGRSLLFNLKDRNNPELRERVMSGKLPPDRLCSMTAEELASKELSEWRIAKAEELDNMKVLPETDVNMRRLVKKTHKGEYQVDFEHDVGTMEEIPSVAPSKRLKIDKFDVEAPKAEKTKADECEITLPSDGADMQGLMSDELNDLPPVISLDEFMESLNKDPPFENIDADSTTSKSEADKENVELGSRNLTPIESPKCPVKKISPEKVECNKESPKTDGNKRVTGTLKPNSAIQPLKGECVWEGELQLTVSSAAYFMALYKSGEKGSFGEWASFFDIKGRVRYDAFDKFLQALPMSRSRTIMVCHFVLKEGCTDTEQTSLKGLVDSYIADERVGFAEPGNGVELYFCTPRSKTVDMIVKHLPKSYTDKLCDIDDGLIGIVVWRKVQITPSAMSPIPSKPQPVTKKQIGGQYVDNDMNRNNVFAAKQASPPPIFSKSQLVSEDEDDDDAPPGFGPPGPREDDDLPEFQFSGGSHPSVSSHPNPSPISGRGTDFQHHPRPPALQVEQMRELIQKYGQNGNNTGSSGIPTEPWNDDDDDIPEWQPQQVHNPVFPMRTMKHDPVIANHQIRQRPLWAPVVQMVQPLQPPMNVQHQRAWGPYGPESVAGLPSGQFYGSPGPGSGYPVRDSRLDIYKSRK, encoded by the exons ATGGATGAG GAAAGGTCGATATCATGTAATATAAATGGGCAGTTGGAACCCGTGCTAAAGAGTGTGAATCAGCTGCATCGTACTGAAGCTATTCAAGAAGCTGGCCGTAAACAAGGTTTGCAGTTAAATTCAAGCCATCAAGTATCAGCATTGCCATATAAAAGGAAAGTGATAACCGAACGCACAGAAGATAATCGAGGTCTTCAAAAGATGTTTGCGTCTAATAAGAGAGTGATGCAGGTGGGCCCCTACGCTACTTCCCCTAGTGCTTTACAAGTATCAGCACCAAAGAAGAATTCTTCAAAGGCAGCCTCTGGTAGAAAGGTGGTGCACATTGAACCTGTCGTAAATGATTCTCGATCAAATGTTACGAAGAAAAATCTACAACCACAAGGGGCTCTAAAAGGCCAGACGGAGTCCCATGATTCTGTTAGAGCCAAGCTGAGAGAGTCATTAGCTTCTGCACTTGCCCTAGTAACCCAAGAGCAAGAAGGTTACCCAGATGAGATGATCAAGATAGATAACAACGTTACAGCTGGTACTCgggatggaccaaaagagcataAATCTTTGGATTGTCCATCGAGCAATGCCGCTGCCCCTCTAGAATCTACGAACGATGGACAGTCCCATGTTTCTAGCATTCCATCTTCCGCTGGTGGGAGCACTGTTGACGACAAAACATCATTATCATTTCAATCAAAAGAGATTTTTGGAGAGGCATCACAAACAGAGAGCTTCTTGGGGACGGACTTCCAGTGTAATTCCGTGTTACCTGGTGATGACTCCCTTTTTAGCAGTAGCATGTATTTCAAAGATGATTTCTTGCAGGGGAATGGCCTTTCATGGGAGTCGGATCTTAGTTTACCAAATGTGAAAGAAACTGAAAATGATGTAAAACCTGAGCCAATGAATGTAGACCTAGCTAGTGATTTATCCAGAAAAACGGCCGAATCTCCAGAATCTGTAGCTCTTGCAATCGAGTCAGAACTTTTTAAATTGTTTGGGGGTGTAAATAAGAAATATAAAGAGAAGGGGAGATCACTTTTGTTCAACTTGAAAGATCGTAACAACCCTGAGCTTAGAGAAAGGGTTATGTCAGGTAAGTTACCCCCTGATCGTCTGTGCTCAATGACAGCAGAGGAGCTTGCTTCGAAGGAGCTTTCTGAGTGGCGGATTGCAAAAGCCGAAGAGCTTGATAACATGAAAGTTTTACCTGAAACAGACGTTAACATGAGGCGCTTGGTAAAGAAGACTCACAAAGGCGAATATCAGGTGGATTTTGAGCATGATGTTGGTACTATGGAGGAGATACCAAGTGTAGCTCCTTCAAAGCGGTTGaagattgacaaatttgatgttGAAGCTCCTAAAGCTGAAAAAACTAAGGCAGATGAGTGTGAAATTACTTTACCTAGTGATGGGGCTGATATGCAAGGGTTGATGAGTGATGAATTGAATGATCTTCCTCCAGTAATTTCCTTGGATGAATTCATGGAGTCACTTAATAAAGATCCACCTTTTGAGAATATAGATGCCGATTCTACAACCTCCAAAAGTGAGGCAGATAAGGAAAATGTGGAGTTGGGGTCGAGGAATTTGACACCTATAGAATCACCAAAATGTCCAGTGAAGAAAATCTCTCCTGAAAAAGTGGAATGTAATAAGGAAAGCCCCAAAACAGATGGTAATAAGAGAGTGACTGGAACTCTGAAACCTAACTCTGCCATTCAACCACTCAAGGGCGAATGTGTTTGGGAAGGAGAACTGCAGCTTACTGTCTCTTCAGCGGCATACTTTATGGCTTTATATAAAAG TGGAGAAAAGGGCAGTTTTGGAGAATGGGCAAGTTTCTTCGATATCAAGGGCCGGGTTAGGTATGATGCATTTGATAAGTTCTTACAGGCACTTCCTATGTCTCGGAGCCGCACCATTATG GTGTGCCATTTTGTACTGAAGGAAGGATGTACTGACACTGAACAGACTAGTTTAAAAGGG CTCGTGGATTCTTACATTGCAGATGAGAGAGTCGGATTTGCTGAGCCTGGGAACGGAGTGGAGCTATATTTCTGCACGCCACGCTCAAAAACAGTAGATATGATTGTCAAACATCTTCCTAAGAGCTACACTGACAAACTTTGTGATATTGATGATGGCCTTATTGGAATTGTTGTATGGAGAAAAGTGCAAATTACACCATCTGCCATGTCTCCCATCCCGTCAAAACCGCAACCCGTAACTAAAAAGCAAATCGGTGGCCAATATGTCGATAATGATATGAATAGAAACAATGTATTTGCTGCTAAACAAGCTTCCCCTCCCCCTATCTTTTCAAAGTCTCAACTTGTTAGtgaggatgaagatgacgatgatgccCCTCCCGGGTTTGGACCTCCGGGTCCCCGGGAAGATGATGACCTGCCAGAATTCCAATTCTCAGGCGGGTCACATCCATCCGTTTCATCTCATCCCAACCCTTCTCCTATTTCAGGTCGGGGTACAGATTTTCAGCATCATCCTCGACCCCCGGCCCTACAGGTAGAACAAATGAGAGAGTTGATACAAAAATACGGGCAAAATGGGAATAACACCGGTAGTAGTGGGATTCCTACAGAACCCTGGAATGATGACGACGACGACATTCCTGAATGGCAACCTCAACAGGTTCACAATCCTGTTTTTCCAATGCGTACTATGAAACATGACCCGGTCATTGCCAACCATCAAATCCGTCAGCGCCCACTATGGGCACCAGTTGTGCAAATGGTTCAGCCGCTTCAGCCACCCATGAATGTCCAACACCAAAGAGCATGGGGACCCTATGGTCCAGAAAGTGTAGCGGGTTTACCCAGCGGTCAATTTTATGGGTCGCCTGGTCCAGGGTCTGGATATCCAGTCAGGGACTCGAGATTGGACATATATAAGAGTAGGAAGTAG
- the LOC141595847 gene encoding uncharacterized protein LOC141595847 isoform X2: MPTLPDNQRGQLNVTMSRADPSVSNTLDGFTELTNGNPCQLPSSAQNNFVGSYPILHGPVEQERSISCNINGQLEPVLKSVNQLHRTEAIQEAGRKQGLQLNSSHQVSALPYKRKVITERTEDNRGLQKMFASNKRVMQVGPYATSPSALQVSAPKKNSSKAASGRKVVHIEPVVNDSRSNVTKKNLQPQGALKGQTESHDSVRAKLRESLASALALVTQEQEGYPDEMIKIDNNVTAGTRDGPKEHKSLDCPSSNAAAPLESTNDGQSHVSSIPSSAGGSTVDDKTSLSFQSKEIFGEASQTESFLGTDFQCNSVLPGDDSLFSSSMYFKDDFLQGNGLSWESDLSLPNVKETENDVKPEPMNVDLASDLSRKTAESPESVALAIESELFKLFGGVNKKYKEKGRSLLFNLKDRNNPELRERVMSGKLPPDRLCSMTAEELASKELSEWRIAKAEELDNMKVLPETDVNMRRLVKKTHKGEYQVDFEHDVGTMEEIPSVAPSKRLKIDKFDVEAPKAEKTKADECEITLPSDGADMQGLMSDELNDLPPVISLDEFMESLNKDPPFENIDADSTTSKSEADKENVELGSRNLTPIESPKCPVKKISPEKVECNKESPKTDGNKRVTGTLKPNSAIQPLKGECVWEGELQLTVSSAAYFMALYKSGEKGSFGEWASFFDIKGRVRYDAFDKFLQALPMSRSRTIMVCHFVLKEGCTDTEQTSLKGLVDSYIADERVGFAEPGNGVELYFCTPRSKTVDMIVKHLPKSYTDKLCDIDDGLIGIVVWRKVQITPSAMSPIPSKPQPVTKKQIGGQYVDNDMNRNNVFAAKQASPPPIFSKSQLVSEDEDDDDAPPGFGPPGPREDDDLPEFQFSGGSHPSVSSHPNPSPISGRGTDFQHHPRPPALQVEQMRELIQKYGQNGNNTGSSGIPTEPWNDDDDDIPEWQPQQVHNPVFPMRTMKHDPVIANHQIRQRPLWAPVVQMVQPLQPPMNVQHQRAWGPYGPESVAGLPSGQFYGSPGPGSGYPVRDSRLDIYKSRK, from the exons ATGCCGACATTACCAGACAATCAGAGAGGTCAACTGAATGTGACTATGAGCAGAGCTGATCCTTCGGTATCTAACACGTTAGATGGATTTACTGAACTTACAAATGGCAATCCATGCCAACTTCCTTCAAGTGCTCAAAATAATTTTGTGGGATCTTATCCAATTTTACATGGTCCTGTGGAACAGGAAAGGTCGATATCATGTAATATAAATGGGCAGTTGGAACCCGTGCTAAAGAGTGTGAATCAGCTGCATCGTACTGAAGCTATTCAAGAAGCTGGCCGTAAACAAGGTTTGCAGTTAAATTCAAGCCATCAAGTATCAGCATTGCCATATAAAAGGAAAGTGATAACCGAACGCACAGAAGATAATCGAGGTCTTCAAAAGATGTTTGCGTCTAATAAGAGAGTGATGCAGGTGGGCCCCTACGCTACTTCCCCTAGTGCTTTACAAGTATCAGCACCAAAGAAGAATTCTTCAAAGGCAGCCTCTGGTAGAAAGGTGGTGCACATTGAACCTGTCGTAAATGATTCTCGATCAAATGTTACGAAGAAAAATCTACAACCACAAGGGGCTCTAAAAGGCCAGACGGAGTCCCATGATTCTGTTAGAGCCAAGCTGAGAGAGTCATTAGCTTCTGCACTTGCCCTAGTAACCCAAGAGCAAGAAGGTTACCCAGATGAGATGATCAAGATAGATAACAACGTTACAGCTGGTACTCgggatggaccaaaagagcataAATCTTTGGATTGTCCATCGAGCAATGCCGCTGCCCCTCTAGAATCTACGAACGATGGACAGTCCCATGTTTCTAGCATTCCATCTTCCGCTGGTGGGAGCACTGTTGACGACAAAACATCATTATCATTTCAATCAAAAGAGATTTTTGGAGAGGCATCACAAACAGAGAGCTTCTTGGGGACGGACTTCCAGTGTAATTCCGTGTTACCTGGTGATGACTCCCTTTTTAGCAGTAGCATGTATTTCAAAGATGATTTCTTGCAGGGGAATGGCCTTTCATGGGAGTCGGATCTTAGTTTACCAAATGTGAAAGAAACTGAAAATGATGTAAAACCTGAGCCAATGAATGTAGACCTAGCTAGTGATTTATCCAGAAAAACGGCCGAATCTCCAGAATCTGTAGCTCTTGCAATCGAGTCAGAACTTTTTAAATTGTTTGGGGGTGTAAATAAGAAATATAAAGAGAAGGGGAGATCACTTTTGTTCAACTTGAAAGATCGTAACAACCCTGAGCTTAGAGAAAGGGTTATGTCAGGTAAGTTACCCCCTGATCGTCTGTGCTCAATGACAGCAGAGGAGCTTGCTTCGAAGGAGCTTTCTGAGTGGCGGATTGCAAAAGCCGAAGAGCTTGATAACATGAAAGTTTTACCTGAAACAGACGTTAACATGAGGCGCTTGGTAAAGAAGACTCACAAAGGCGAATATCAGGTGGATTTTGAGCATGATGTTGGTACTATGGAGGAGATACCAAGTGTAGCTCCTTCAAAGCGGTTGaagattgacaaatttgatgttGAAGCTCCTAAAGCTGAAAAAACTAAGGCAGATGAGTGTGAAATTACTTTACCTAGTGATGGGGCTGATATGCAAGGGTTGATGAGTGATGAATTGAATGATCTTCCTCCAGTAATTTCCTTGGATGAATTCATGGAGTCACTTAATAAAGATCCACCTTTTGAGAATATAGATGCCGATTCTACAACCTCCAAAAGTGAGGCAGATAAGGAAAATGTGGAGTTGGGGTCGAGGAATTTGACACCTATAGAATCACCAAAATGTCCAGTGAAGAAAATCTCTCCTGAAAAAGTGGAATGTAATAAGGAAAGCCCCAAAACAGATGGTAATAAGAGAGTGACTGGAACTCTGAAACCTAACTCTGCCATTCAACCACTCAAGGGCGAATGTGTTTGGGAAGGAGAACTGCAGCTTACTGTCTCTTCAGCGGCATACTTTATGGCTTTATATAAAAG TGGAGAAAAGGGCAGTTTTGGAGAATGGGCAAGTTTCTTCGATATCAAGGGCCGGGTTAGGTATGATGCATTTGATAAGTTCTTACAGGCACTTCCTATGTCTCGGAGCCGCACCATTATG GTGTGCCATTTTGTACTGAAGGAAGGATGTACTGACACTGAACAGACTAGTTTAAAAGGG CTCGTGGATTCTTACATTGCAGATGAGAGAGTCGGATTTGCTGAGCCTGGGAACGGAGTGGAGCTATATTTCTGCACGCCACGCTCAAAAACAGTAGATATGATTGTCAAACATCTTCCTAAGAGCTACACTGACAAACTTTGTGATATTGATGATGGCCTTATTGGAATTGTTGTATGGAGAAAAGTGCAAATTACACCATCTGCCATGTCTCCCATCCCGTCAAAACCGCAACCCGTAACTAAAAAGCAAATCGGTGGCCAATATGTCGATAATGATATGAATAGAAACAATGTATTTGCTGCTAAACAAGCTTCCCCTCCCCCTATCTTTTCAAAGTCTCAACTTGTTAGtgaggatgaagatgacgatgatgccCCTCCCGGGTTTGGACCTCCGGGTCCCCGGGAAGATGATGACCTGCCAGAATTCCAATTCTCAGGCGGGTCACATCCATCCGTTTCATCTCATCCCAACCCTTCTCCTATTTCAGGTCGGGGTACAGATTTTCAGCATCATCCTCGACCCCCGGCCCTACAGGTAGAACAAATGAGAGAGTTGATACAAAAATACGGGCAAAATGGGAATAACACCGGTAGTAGTGGGATTCCTACAGAACCCTGGAATGATGACGACGACGACATTCCTGAATGGCAACCTCAACAGGTTCACAATCCTGTTTTTCCAATGCGTACTATGAAACATGACCCGGTCATTGCCAACCATCAAATCCGTCAGCGCCCACTATGGGCACCAGTTGTGCAAATGGTTCAGCCGCTTCAGCCACCCATGAATGTCCAACACCAAAGAGCATGGGGACCCTATGGTCCAGAAAGTGTAGCGGGTTTACCCAGCGGTCAATTTTATGGGTCGCCTGGTCCAGGGTCTGGATATCCAGTCAGGGACTCGAGATTGGACATATATAAGAGTAGGAAGTAG